A genomic window from Thermovenabulum gondwanense includes:
- the tadA gene encoding tRNA adenosine(34) deaminase TadA, translating to MDGIHQVFMREALKEAEKAFEEDEVPVGAVIVKDGKVIAKGRNGREKLQDATAHAELIAIREACRELGSWRLTGCSLYVTLEPCAMCSGAAVLSRIDSVIFGAYDPKGGCAGSVLNVLSCRDFNHRPRVLGGILEEECSFLLKEYFKKKRE from the coding sequence ATGGATGGTATTCACCAGGTCTTCATGCGGGAGGCTTTAAAGGAAGCCGAAAAAGCCTTCGAAGAGGATGAGGTGCCCGTCGGCGCGGTGATCGTAAAAGACGGAAAGGTCATCGCTAAGGGAAGAAACGGGCGGGAAAAGCTTCAGGATGCCACTGCCCACGCAGAATTAATAGCCATAAGGGAAGCCTGCAGGGAGCTTGGCAGCTGGAGGTTAACAGGGTGCAGTTTATACGTTACCTTAGAGCCCTGCGCCATGTGTTCCGGAGCGGCGGTGCTTTCCAGAATTGACTCTGTAATTTTCGGCGCATATGATCCGAAGGGCGGATGCGCGGGGAGCGTGTTAAACGTTTTATCCTGCAGGGATTTTAACCATCGGCCCCGGGTCCTGGGCGGAATACTGGAAGAGGAATGCTCCTTCTTATTAAAGGAGTATTTCAAGAAAAAAAGGGAATAA